Proteins co-encoded in one Armatimonadota bacterium genomic window:
- the hemH gene encoding ferrochelatase: MKSAVLLMAYGSPRSLDDVEAYYTHIRGGRRPSPELLADLVERYRAIGGRSPLPEITARQAAALEEELRRRGHPVPVRVGMKHSAPFIGEAVQALAAEEVTHLVGLVLAPHYSRMSIGQYVAAAEAARPAGVTAVYVEQWHDHPGYLRVVAERVRAGLAGLPEPATVVFTAHSLPERILAWDDPYPRQVEESARLAAALAGVERWTVAYQSAGRTAEPWLGPDLRSTLADLRRRDVRGVLVAPIGFVADHLEVLYDVDLEAQSEAERLGMRLARTAMPNDAPDFIAVLADLVTPR, encoded by the coding sequence GTGAAGTCGGCCGTCCTGCTGATGGCCTACGGATCGCCCCGGAGCCTGGACGACGTCGAAGCGTACTACACGCACATCCGTGGGGGGAGGCGGCCCTCCCCCGAGCTGCTGGCGGACCTGGTGGAGCGCTACCGGGCCATCGGCGGGCGCTCGCCGCTCCCGGAGATCACGGCGCGGCAGGCCGCTGCCCTGGAGGAGGAGTTGCGGCGGCGCGGGCATCCGGTGCCGGTGCGGGTGGGGATGAAGCACAGCGCGCCGTTCATCGGTGAAGCGGTGCAGGCGCTGGCGGCGGAAGAGGTCACGCACCTGGTCGGGCTCGTGCTGGCGCCGCACTACTCGCGCATGAGCATCGGCCAGTACGTGGCGGCGGCCGAGGCGGCGCGGCCGGCGGGCGTGACCGCCGTCTACGTCGAGCAGTGGCACGACCACCCGGGCTACCTGCGCGTGGTGGCCGAGCGGGTGCGCGCGGGCCTGGCGGGCCTGCCGGAACCGGCGACCGTGGTCTTCACGGCGCACTCGCTGCCGGAGCGCATCCTCGCCTGGGACGACCCCTACCCGCGCCAGGTGGAGGAGAGCGCCCGCCTCGCCGCGGCGCTGGCCGGGGTGGAGCGCTGGACTGTCGCCTACCAGAGTGCCGGGCGCACGGCGGAGCCCTGGCTGGGCCCGGACCTGCGCTCGACGCTCGCCGACCTCCGCCGCCGGGACGTCCGCGGGGTGCTGGTGGCGCCCATCGGCTTCGTCGCCGACCATCTGGAGGTGCTCTACGACGTCGACCTGGAGGCGCAGTCGGAGGCGGAGCGCCTGGGGATGCGCCTGGCGCGCACGGCCATGCCCAACGACGCGCCGGACTTCATCGCGGTGCTGGCCGACCTGGTGACGCCGCGGC